One stretch of Sporocytophaga myxococcoides DSM 11118 DNA includes these proteins:
- a CDS encoding NIF family HAD-type phosphatase translates to MVFNYHIYKRPLLDQFIRFCSGNFKLAIWSSTSDDYLRTL, encoded by the coding sequence ATGGTATTTAATTATCACATTTATAAAAGACCATTGTTGGATCAATTTATCCGGTTCTGCTCTGGAAATTTCAAGTTGGCAATTTGGTCATCTACATCTGATGATTATTTGAGGACGTTGTGA